The following proteins are co-located in the Nitrospirota bacterium genome:
- a CDS encoding HU family DNA-binding protein — MAKAMTKSQIADHIAKKADIKKKLAVQILEDMAALAYKEAKNAFTLPGLGKLVLVQRKARMGRNPQTGEAIKIPAKKVVKFRVAKAAKEAILGKK, encoded by the coding sequence ATGGCAAAGGCAATGACAAAGTCACAGATTGCGGACCACATCGCGAAGAAAGCAGACATCAAAAAGAAACTGGCAGTGCAGATACTGGAAGATATGGCCGCGCTTGCGTACAAGGAGGCGAAGAACGCCTTTACGCTCCCGGGGCTCGGCAAACTCGTGCTCGTGCAGCGCAAGGCGCGTATGGGCCGGAACCCCCAGACCGGCGAGGCCATCAAGATCCCGGCAAAGAAGGTCGTAAAATTCCGTGTGGCAAAGGCCGCAAAGGAAGCGATCCTCGGCAAGAAATAG
- a CDS encoding Slp family lipoprotein produces the protein MKMIAVLFSIMLFVQGCAYAISPGMADKADKTVLFEKLQADPDSFKGKLIIMGGTIAQTSDVNQGTLIEVTQKPLDYWGKPERTKRTGGRFLVFHRGPLNLMAYAPGVDITIAGEVLETGSPMLGGKQYDYPVLFAKELKLWEQEPRSHDKPRWMDPLHDPANSGRPE, from the coding sequence ATGAAAATGATCGCGGTTCTGTTCAGCATCATGCTCTTTGTCCAGGGTTGCGCGTACGCCATTTCGCCGGGTATGGCCGACAAGGCCGACAAGACCGTTCTTTTCGAAAAACTGCAGGCCGACCCCGATTCTTTCAAGGGCAAGCTCATCATCATGGGCGGAACGATCGCACAGACCAGTGACGTGAACCAGGGAACGCTGATCGAAGTTACCCAGAAACCGCTCGACTATTGGGGCAAACCGGAACGCACCAAACGAACAGGCGGACGGTTTCTCGTGTTCCATCGGGGACCGCTCAACCTGATGGCATATGCACCCGGCGTCGATATCACCATTGCCGGCGAAGTGCTTGAGACCGGCAGCCCGATGCTCGGTGGTAAGCAGTATGACTATCCTGTCCTCTTCGCGAAAGAACTTAAGCTTTGGGAGCAAGAACCTCGTTCGCATGACAAGCCCCGGTGGATGGACCCGCTCCATGATCCGGCAAACTCGGGCCGGCCGGAATAA